One Platichthys flesus chromosome 14, fPlaFle2.1, whole genome shotgun sequence genomic region harbors:
- the acsl3b gene encoding long-chain-fatty-acid--CoA ligase 3b: MKLKEDMNPLLLQVFRSVVWVYSVITFIPWYFFSGAGNNLEQARRMKARSVSRNPAGPYRAINSQEKLVAWSHPGVDTLDKMFEHAAKKFPQRDCLGTRETLSEEDEIQRNGKIFKKVILGNYNWLSYEEAYQASKCFGSGLASLGQRPLCKIAIFCETRAEWVVAAQACFMYNFPLVTLYSTLGPMAIAHGLNETEVTHIITSKDLLHSRLKAILCDVPRLKYVIVVDSKPTSWPDIPRGIMVYNMDAVKEMGYKPDNMAVGRRQPQSSDIAVIMYTSGSTGIPKGVMISHGNIIAGITGMAERIPNLNETDTYIGYLPLAHVLELSAELVCISHGCRIGFSSPQTLADQSTKIKKGSKGDTSVLKPTLMAAVPEIMDRIYKNVMTKVEEMSKFQRTLFVLAYNYKMEQISKGYTTPLCDSLVFKRVRSLLGGNTRVLLSGGAPLSAATQRFMNICLCCPVGQGYGLTETCGAGTISEVWDYSTGRVGAPLICSEFKLKDWQEGGYFSTDKPNPRGEIVVGGPNVTMGYYKNEAKNRDDFFVDEKGQRWFCTGDIGEFHSDGCLKIIDRKKDLVKLQAGEYVSLGKVEAVLKNCALIDNICAYANSDYSYVISFVVPNHKQIMALAEQMQLRGTLEELCNNSQMEEKVLGIITEAAISAKLERFEIPKKIRLSSEPWTPETGLVTDAFKLKRKEIKTHYLEDIERMYGGK; the protein is encoded by the exons ATGAAGTTAAAGGAGGACATGAACCCCCTGCTACTGCAGGTGTTCCGCTCTGTCGTCTGGGTCTACTCTGTCATCACCTTCATACCCTGGTACTTCTTCTCCGGAGCTGGCAATAATTTGGAACAGGCACGGCGTATGAAGGCGCGCTCAGTGAGCAGAAACCCAGCGGGTCCCTACAGGGCCATCAACAGCCAAGAGAAGCTGGTAGCATGGTCGCACCCTGGGGTGGACACCCTGGACAAAATGTTTGAACACGCTGCAAAGAAGTTTCCACAGAGAGACTGTCTGGGCACCAGGGAGACGCTCAGTGAGGAGGACGAGATCCAGCGTAACGGGAAGATCTTCAAGAAG GTAATCCTGGGTAACTATAACTGGCTATCGTACGAAGAAGCCTACCAGGCCTCAAAGTGTTTTGGCAGTGGCCTTGCGTCTCTCGGCCAGAGGCCTCTGTGTAAGATCGCCATCTTCTGTGAGACCAGAGCCGAGTGGGTGGTGGCAGCACAAGCCTGCTTCATGTACAATTTCCCAC TTGTGACGCTGTACTCCACCCTTGGACCCATGGCTATCGCCCACGGCCTGAATGAGACCGAGGTGACGCATATCATCACAAGCAAAGACCTGCTTCATAGCCGACTTAAG GCCATACTGTGTGATGTGCCGAGGCTGAAGTACGTCATTGTAGTGGACAGTAAACCCACAAGCTGGCCCGACATCCCCAGAGGCATCATGGTCTACAACATGGATGCTGTGAAGGAGATGGGATACAAGCCTGACAATA TGGCTGTCGGGCGCAGACAGCCACAGTCCTCAGACATCGCTGTCATCATGTACACCAGCGGCTCCACAGGCATCCCCAAGGGTGTCATGATCTCCCACGGCAACATAATTGCTGGGATCACTGGGATGGCGGAGAGAATTCCTAACCTCAA TGAGACAGACACCTACATTGGCTACCTTCCGTTGGCCCATGTTTTAGAGCTCAGCGCTGAACTGGTGTGCATCTCTCATGGCTGTCGCATCGGTTTCTCCTCCCCCCAGACTCTGGCCGACCAG TCCACCAAGATAAAGAAGGGCAGCAAAGGAGACACCAGTGTGCTGAAACCTACTCTCATGGCTGCTGTACCA GAGATCATGGATCGGATCTACAAGAATGTGATGACCAAAGTGGAGGAGATGAGCAAGTTCCAGAGGACGCTGTTTGTGCTTGCTTACAACTACAAGATGGAGCAGATCTCGAAAGGCTACACCACGCCTCTCTGTGACAG TCTAGTGTTCAAACGGGTGCGTTCGCTGTTGGGAGGCAACACGAGGGTGCTGCTGTCTGGCGGAGCGCCGCTCTCTGCTGCCACACAGCGCTTCATGAACATCTGCCTGTGCTGCCCTGTGGGGCAGGGCTACGGCCTGACGGAGACCTGTGGAGCCGGCACTATCAGCGAGG TTTGGGACTACAGCACGGGACGGGTTGGTGCTCCACTCATTTGTTCAGAGTTCAAACTTAAGGACTGGCAGGAGG GTGGTTACTTCAGCACAGATAAGCCCAACCCGCGGGGAGAGATCGTGGTCGGCGGGCCCAATGTCACGATGGGTTACTACAAAAACGAAGCCAAGAACCGTGATGACTTTTTCGTGGATGAGAAGGGCCAGAGGTGGTTCTGCACTGGAGACATTGGGGAGTTCCACTCGGACGGATGCCTCAAGATCATCG ATCGTAAAAAGGACCTGGTGAAGTTGCAGGCAGGCGAGTACGTGTCTCTTGGGAAAGTGGAGGCTGTTTTGAAGAACTGCGCTCTCATTGACAACATCTGCGCCTATGCCAACAG TGACTACTCGTATGTGATCAGCTTTGTGGTGCCGAACCACAAGCAGATAATGGCGCTGGCGGAGCAGATGCAGTTGCGGGGCACATTGGAGGAGCTCTGTAACAACTCACAGATGGAGGAAAAGGTCCTTGGCATAATTACTGAAGCTGCTATCTCAG CAAAACTGGAGCGTTTTGAGATCCCCAAGAAGATCCGGCTGAGTTCTGAGCCCTGGACTCCAGAGACCGGCTTGGTGACCGACGCGTTCAAACTGAAACGCAAGGAGATCAAAACGCATTACCTGGAAGACATTGAGCGAATGTACGGGGGgaaataa
- the LOC133968841 gene encoding E3 ubiquitin-protein ligase RNF186-like, with protein MAEEVSTEGDCSSAGTDTFPVEDYECIICYNYFDLNVHIPKLLVCSHTFCLECLDKLHSREGRTWRIGCPVCRHRTPVPDYRVHNLPDNTAVTEALPLKERVTPDFHPAGASVSSLAASTEGEDSQAFKQVAFTTGCVCAIFSVLSTVVLLFLGLIFVHNFNSSSSPLGPVCLFVSSLLALLSLVLTWLTCLLRYRPETGASNFSVHSSYVT; from the coding sequence ATGGCGGAGGAGGTGAGCACTGAGGGCGACTGCAGCTCTGCTGGGACAGACACATTTCCCGTGGAGGATTACGAATGTATAATATGCTACAACTACTTTGACCTAAACGTCCACATCCCCAAACTGCTGGTCTGCTCCCACACCTTCTGCCTGGAGTGCCTGGACAAGCTGCACTCCCGGGAGGGTCGAACATGGAGGATCGGTTGTCCAGTGTGTCGCCACCGGACTCCGGTGCCCGACTACCGGGTGCACAACCTCCCTGACAACACCGCGGTGACCGAGGCTCTCCCGCTGAAAGAGCGTGTGACCCCAGACTTCCATCCAGCGGGTGCATCAGTCTCCTCTCTAGCAGCCTCCACTGAGGGCGAGGACAGTCAAGCGTTCAAGCAAGTGGCGTTCACGACGGGCTGCGTGTGCGCCATCTTCTCCGTCCTGTCCACGGTGGTGCTGCTGTTTCTGGGCCTCATCTTTGTGCACAacttcaacagcagcagctcaccccTCGGCCCAGTGTGTTTGTTCGTCTCCAGCCTCCTCGCCCTGCTCTCGCTCGTTCTCACGTGGCTGACCTGCCTGCTGAGGTACCGACCCGAAACTGGAGCGAGCAACTTCAGTGTCCACAGCTCCTATGTAACGTGA